The Fulvia fulva chromosome 6, complete sequence genome includes a window with the following:
- a CDS encoding Peptidyl-prolyl isomerase CWC27, which translates to MANLYNLEPQPTAKVILNTTSGDIELSLFAKQTPLASRNFLQHCLDGYYTNTIFHRLLPGFIVQGGDPTGTGQGGESALENGGTFEDEFHSRLKYNRRGLLGMANEGANSNGSQFFFTLDATPELQGKNTMFGRVEGDTIYNLMKMSQDVEMASEGSERPLYPTKVTGAEILVNPFEDMVAGVKVAPRSKEEKTQVKKRKKPMGKQVLSFGGDEGEEEMAPVVKKVKANPKLVAVEPEEPEEKVAKIPKKEKKLAKPKDEVIVPEEDIAIPQTTTAGAPAKIEEAEDSEEESETEEDRRKRKLDHTNAEIQALKASMKRTVDIKPQKEEKPKSALEAMIPTTSTRGRKRGKATDEKGAFNLFQTFKQRLDTLPTEAAPEPANDTTKTHPNPEPNPSSDADDDEEAALCDLHFIANCQSCKSWDDEKPDGEAEKDGDDDPGWMAHTLTFAKDTLGKDLEWKRKMEEIGVIDPREKARAIKEEKRKGKEKAKR; encoded by the exons ATGGCGAACCTCTACAACCTCGAACCGCAACCGACGGCGAAAGTAATCCTCAACACAACCTCCGGCGACATCGAACTCTCCCTCTTCGCAAAGCAGACTCCACTCGCCAGTCGCAACTTTCTGCAGCACTGTCTGGATGGCTACTACACCAATACCATCTTCCACCGCTTGCTTCCAGGCTTTATCGTCCAAGGAGGCGACCCTACAGGAACGGGTCAAGGCGGCGAATCTGCCCTCGAAAATGGCGGCACGTTCGAAGATGAATTCCACAGCAGGCTCAAGTACAACAGGCGAGGACTGCTGGGGATGGCGAACGAAGGAGCGAACAGCAATGGCAGCCAGTTCTTCTTCACATTGGATGCTACGCCAGAGTTGCAGGGGAAGAACACCATGTTCGGGAGAGTGGAGGGAGACACGATTTACAACTTGATGAAGATGAGTCAGGACGTGGAGATGGCGAGTGAGGGAAGTGAGAGGCCGTTGTATCCTACCAAAGTCACAGGTGCTGAGATTTTGGTCAATCCTTTCGAGGATATGGTTGCGGGAGTGAAAGTGGCACCTAGGTCAAAGGAAGAGAAGACACAGGTTAAGAAGAGGAAGAAGCCAATGGGAAAGCAGGTGCTGAGCTTCGGCGGGGAtgaaggagaggaggagatGGCGCCTGTGGTGAAGAAGGTCAAGGCGAATCCAAAGCTGGTAGCGGTCGAGCCTGAAGAGCCAGAAGAGAAGGTCGCAAAGATACCGAAGAAAGAGAAGAAGCTTGCAAAGCCGAAGGATGAGGTTATCGTGCCAGAAGAGGACATTGCAATACCTCAAACGACCACAGCAGGAGCACCCGCCAAGATCGAGGAAGCAGAAGACAGCGAAGAAGAGTCCGAAACAGAGGAGGACAGGCGGAAACGAAAGCTGGACCATACAAATGCCGAGATCCAAGCGTTGAAAGCCAGCATGAAGCGAACAGTTGACATCAAACCCCAAAAAGAAGAGAAGCCGAAGTCAGCTCTCGAAGCGATGATCCCCACGACAAGTACGCGAGGTCGAAAACGAGGCAAAGCAACGGACGAGAAAGGCGCCTTCAACCTCTTCCAGACGTTCAAACAGCGGCTCGATACATTACCTACCGAAGCCGCACCAGAACCCGCGAACGACACCACCAAAACCCACCCCAATCCAGAACCCAACCCATCCAGCGACGCAGACGACGACGAAGAAGCAGCTCTATGCGATCTCCATTTCATCGCAAACTGTCAATCATGCAAGTCCTGGGACGACGAGAAGCCAGATGGGGAAGCCGAGAAGGATGGCGACGATGATCCCGGCTGGATGGCTCATACTCTCACATTTGCTAAAGACACCCTTGGTAAG GACTTGGAGTGGAAAAGGAAAATGGAAGAGATTGGGGTCATTGATCCAAGGGAGAAGGCCAGGGCGATTAAGGAGGAGAAGAGGAAGGGGAAGGAGAAAGCAAAAAGATAA